One stretch of Musicola paradisiaca NCPPB 2511 DNA includes these proteins:
- a CDS encoding TerC family protein: MVTTIGTPLLWGSFSLIVSIMLAIDLFYQRRKGATVMTFRQAAAWSLTWVALAVLFNAAFWWYLSTTVGREVADVQALAFFTGYLIEKALAVDNVFVWLMLFGYFAIPAQYQRKVLIYGVLGAIVLRTIMIFAGSWLVTQFQWLLYLFGAFLLFTGLKMALAKEDGAAIGDKPVVRWLRGHLRITDTLHGEKWFVVRDGLLYATPLLLVLILVEISDVIFAVDSIPAIFAVTTDPFIVLTSNLFAILGLRAMYFLLAGVAEKFSLLKYGLAVILVFIGVKMVIIDLVHIPVAVSLGVVAAILTVTILINIWVNRRQRQR, translated from the coding sequence GGTCACGACGATAGGTACCCCTCTGTTGTGGGGAAGTTTCTCCTTGATTGTGTCGATCATGCTGGCGATCGATCTGTTCTACCAGCGGCGCAAAGGCGCCACCGTGATGACATTCAGGCAGGCAGCCGCATGGTCATTGACCTGGGTGGCGCTCGCCGTGCTGTTCAATGCCGCATTCTGGTGGTACCTCAGCACGACAGTTGGGCGGGAAGTAGCAGATGTCCAGGCGTTGGCTTTCTTCACCGGTTATCTGATCGAAAAAGCGCTGGCCGTGGATAACGTCTTTGTCTGGTTGATGCTGTTCGGCTATTTCGCCATCCCGGCGCAATACCAGCGCAAAGTCCTGATTTATGGCGTTCTGGGTGCGATTGTACTGCGTACCATCATGATCTTCGCCGGCAGTTGGCTGGTAACGCAGTTCCAGTGGTTGTTGTACCTATTCGGCGCGTTTCTGCTGTTTACCGGCCTGAAAATGGCGTTGGCGAAAGAAGACGGCGCAGCGATTGGCGATAAGCCGGTTGTCCGCTGGCTACGTGGCCACCTGCGTATTACCGATACTCTGCACGGTGAAAAATGGTTCGTCGTCAGAGACGGGCTGCTCTATGCCACACCGCTGCTACTGGTGCTGATTCTGGTAGAGATCAGCGATGTCATTTTCGCGGTAGACAGCATTCCGGCCATCTTCGCCGTCACCACCGATCCGTTCATCGTACTGACGTCGAATTTGTTCGCCATTCTGGGCTTACGCGCCATGTATTTCCTGCTGGCCGGCGTCGCGGAAAAATTCTCGCTGCTAAAATACGGGCTGGCCGTGATCCTGGTGTTTATCGGCGTCAAGATGGTGATCATCGATCTGGTGCATATTCCGGTTGCCGTTTCGCTCGGCGTCGTCGCCGCGATACTGACCGTCACTATACTCATCAATATCTGGGTCAACCGCCGTCAACGCCAGCGTTGA
- a CDS encoding YgjV family protein has product MTLYEFAQAVGVLAFFVGITMFFNRNEKKFKLQLSIYSAVIGGHFFLMGANAAGMSAVLNALRTLVTLKTSNIAVMFVFIALTLALGIPGVRHPVEMLPIIGTIISTWALFRTHGLKTRCVMWCATAMWVIHNIWLGSIGGSLIEGSFLIMNGFNIIRFRRMQLRGIDPFKVEKAALAKRA; this is encoded by the coding sequence ATGACACTTTACGAGTTTGCCCAGGCTGTGGGTGTACTGGCGTTTTTTGTCGGTATCACCATGTTTTTTAACCGAAATGAGAAAAAATTCAAGCTACAGCTCTCTATCTATAGTGCAGTTATTGGTGGGCACTTTTTCCTGATGGGGGCGAACGCCGCAGGCATGAGCGCCGTGCTCAACGCCCTGCGTACGTTAGTGACCCTTAAAACCAGCAATATCGCCGTCATGTTTGTGTTTATCGCCTTGACGTTGGCGCTGGGTATTCCTGGGGTCAGGCATCCCGTGGAAATGCTGCCCATCATCGGAACGATTATCAGTACCTGGGCGTTATTCCGAACTCACGGATTAAAAACCCGTTGTGTGATGTGGTGCGCGACGGCCATGTGGGTGATCCACAATATCTGGTTGGGTTCGATCGGCGGTTCGCTGATTGAAGGCAGCTTTCTCATCATGAACGGCTTTAATATCATTCGGTTCCGCCGCATGCAGCTGCGCGGGATTGACCCTTTCAAGGTAGAAAAGGCGGCGCTGGCGAAAAGAGCCTGA
- a CDS encoding UxaA family hydrolase — MQSIIKIHSLDNVAVALRDLAQDETVSIGDLTLTLAQPVSRGHKFALTAIAPGAMIVKYGLPIGHAIAPIAPGEHIHSQNAKTNLSDLDEYQYQPELIAQSSQMHDREVHIYRRKNGDVGIRNELWILPTVGCVNGIARQIQQRFLKETHDAEGIDGVFLFTHPFGCSQLGQDHENTRTMLQNMVRHPNAGAVLVIGLGCENNQVSAFRDTLGEFDAERVSFMICQQQEDEVEAGLERLHQLYQVMREDKRVPGKLSELKFGLECGGSDGLSGITANPLLGRFSDFVIANGGTTVLTEVPEMFGAERILMGRCRDEATFEKTVHMVNDFKQYFIEHNQPIYENPSPGNKAGGITTLEEKSLGCTQKAGQSQVVDVLKYGERLSMPGLNLLSAPGNDAVATSALAGAGCHMVLFSTGRGTPYGGFVPTVKLATNSELAKKKPHWIDFDAGRLIHDMPMDELLSQFVDLIVEIADGKQAKNELNDFRELAIFKSGVTL, encoded by the coding sequence ATGCAAAGCATCATCAAAATTCACTCGTTGGACAATGTCGCCGTCGCGTTACGCGATTTGGCACAGGATGAAACGGTCTCGATTGGCGATCTGACGTTGACGCTGGCGCAGCCGGTGTCGCGTGGTCATAAGTTTGCGCTGACGGCGATTGCGCCGGGCGCGATGATCGTTAAGTACGGTTTGCCGATCGGTCATGCGATTGCGCCTATCGCTCCCGGTGAGCACATCCATTCCCAGAATGCGAAAACCAATCTGAGCGATCTGGATGAGTACCAGTACCAGCCGGAGCTGATTGCACAGTCGTCGCAGATGCACGACCGTGAAGTCCACATCTATCGCCGCAAAAACGGCGATGTCGGTATTCGCAATGAACTGTGGATTTTGCCGACGGTGGGCTGTGTGAACGGTATTGCCCGTCAGATTCAGCAACGTTTTCTGAAAGAAACCCATGACGCCGAGGGCATTGATGGCGTCTTCCTGTTTACTCATCCATTCGGCTGTTCCCAACTGGGGCAGGATCATGAGAACACCCGGACGATGCTCCAGAACATGGTGCGTCATCCGAATGCGGGCGCGGTGCTGGTCATTGGATTGGGGTGTGAAAACAACCAGGTGTCCGCGTTTCGCGATACGCTCGGCGAATTTGATGCCGAACGAGTCAGCTTTATGATCTGTCAACAGCAGGAAGATGAGGTAGAGGCCGGGCTGGAGCGGCTGCATCAGCTGTATCAGGTGATGCGGGAGGATAAGCGCGTACCAGGCAAACTCAGCGAATTGAAGTTCGGTTTGGAATGCGGCGGCTCTGACGGGCTGTCTGGCATTACGGCCAATCCGCTGTTGGGACGCTTCTCCGACTTTGTTATCGCCAACGGCGGTACCACTGTGTTGACCGAAGTGCCGGAGATGTTTGGCGCGGAACGCATTTTAATGGGCCGTTGTCGTGATGAGGCCACGTTTGAGAAAACCGTGCATATGGTCAATGACTTCAAACAGTATTTCATTGAGCATAACCAGCCGATCTACGAAAACCCTTCGCCGGGCAACAAGGCGGGCGGCATCACGACCTTGGAAGAAAAGTCGCTGGGTTGTACGCAGAAAGCCGGGCAGAGCCAGGTAGTCGATGTACTGAAATACGGCGAACGTCTGAGCATGCCGGGGCTGAATCTGCTGAGCGCGCCGGGCAACGATGCGGTGGCGACCAGCGCGCTGGCGGGGGCCGGGTGCCATATGGTGTTGTTCAGTACCGGACGCGGTACGCCTTACGGTGGTTTTGTGCCGACGGTGAAACTGGCGACCAACAGCGAACTGGCAAAGAAAAAACCGCACTGGATTGATTTCGACGCTGGTCGTCTGATCCATGACATGCCGATGGATGAACTGTTGTCACAGTTTGTCGATCTGATTGTCGAGATCGCTGATGGCAAGCAGGCTAAAAATGAGCTCAATGATTTCCGCGAACTGGCGATATTTAAGAGCGGCGTAACATTGTAA
- a CDS encoding tagaturonate reductase: MQTLNRRDFPGRRHPDRVIQFGEGNFLRAFVDWQLDLLNEHTDLDAGIVVVRPIDTDFPPALDTQDGLYTTIIRGLNEQGEAVREPRLIRSVNREINIYRQFDDYLALAHDANIRFVFSNTTEAGISYHADDRLTDTPPVSFPAKLTRLLFERFNHFNGAVDKGWVLLPCELIDYNGEKLKELVLRYAAQWALPAAFTAWLNEHNTFCSTLVDRIVTGYPRAEVDTLQQELGYQDTFLDTAEYFYLFVIQGPQWLAEELRLNKLNLNVRIVDNIKPYKERKVAILNGAHTALVPVAFLAGLNTVGESMNDAQISRFVETTIAEEIVPALDLPHDELASFAQAVLSRFRNPFIQHQLLSIALNGMTKFRTRILPQLLTYRERQGVLPRRLTFALAALIAFYRGDRDGESYPLQDDAHWLERYQALWNGVKANTTTLAEVVNAVLSDAEHWEQDLTNVPGLAAQVTEQLQAIVERGMRAAVEGYC; the protein is encoded by the coding sequence ATGCAAACGCTGAATCGTCGTGATTTTCCCGGCCGTCGTCACCCTGACCGTGTTATTCAATTTGGTGAGGGCAATTTCCTACGCGCCTTTGTGGACTGGCAACTGGATCTGTTGAATGAACATACCGATCTGGATGCCGGCATTGTGGTGGTTCGTCCGATCGATACCGATTTTCCTCCCGCGTTGGATACCCAGGATGGTCTCTATACCACCATTATTCGCGGTCTGAATGAACAGGGCGAAGCGGTGCGCGAACCGCGTCTTATCCGCTCCGTCAATCGTGAAATTAATATTTACCGTCAGTTTGATGACTATCTGGCGCTGGCGCATGACGCCAATATTCGTTTTGTGTTTTCCAACACCACGGAAGCGGGCATCAGCTACCATGCCGATGATCGCCTGACCGATACGCCGCCGGTGAGTTTCCCGGCCAAGCTGACCCGCCTGCTGTTCGAGCGTTTTAATCATTTTAATGGCGCCGTTGATAAAGGCTGGGTGCTGCTGCCGTGCGAGTTGATCGATTACAACGGCGAAAAACTGAAAGAGCTGGTGCTGCGTTATGCCGCGCAGTGGGCGCTGCCGGCGGCGTTCACTGCCTGGCTGAATGAGCACAACACATTTTGCTCGACGCTGGTGGATCGTATCGTCACTGGCTACCCGAGAGCGGAAGTGGACACGCTGCAACAGGAACTGGGCTATCAGGATACGTTCCTGGATACCGCCGAATACTTCTATCTGTTTGTGATTCAGGGGCCGCAATGGCTGGCGGAAGAGCTGCGCCTGAACAAGCTGAACCTGAATGTCCGTATCGTGGACAATATCAAACCGTATAAAGAACGTAAGGTCGCCATTTTGAACGGTGCGCACACTGCGTTGGTGCCGGTGGCGTTCCTGGCCGGCCTGAACACCGTGGGTGAGTCGATGAATGATGCCCAAATCAGCCGGTTTGTCGAAACCACCATCGCCGAAGAGATTGTGCCGGCGCTGGATCTACCGCATGACGAGCTGGCGTCGTTTGCTCAGGCGGTACTGAGCCGATTCCGTAACCCGTTCATTCAGCACCAGTTGTTGTCGATCGCCCTGAACGGCATGACCAAATTCCGTACCCGTATCCTGCCGCAGTTGCTGACCTACCGTGAGCGTCAAGGCGTGCTGCCGCGACGTTTGACTTTCGCACTGGCGGCGTTAATCGCCTTTTATCGCGGCGATCGCGACGGTGAAAGCTACCCGTTGCAGGACGACGCGCACTGGCTGGAGCGTTATCAGGCGCTGTGGAATGGCGTCAAAGCCAATACCACGACACTGGCCGAGGTGGTGAATGCGGTACTGAGTGATGCGGAACATTGGGAACAGGATCTGACCAACGTTCCCGGTCTGGCCGCCCAGGTTACTGAACAATTGCAGGCTATTGTTGAGCGCGGAATGCGTGCTGCTGTTGAAGGTTATTGCTAA
- the uxaC gene encoding glucuronate isomerase encodes MPQFLSEDFLLDTEFARRLYHEFAADQPIFDYHCHLPPAQIAENYRFANLYDIWLKGDHYKWRAMRTNGVPERLCTGDASDWEKFEAWAATVPHTIGNPLYHWTHLELRRPFGITGTLLSPSTAKEIWDRGNALLARDEFTARGIMQQMNVKMVGTTDDPVDDLQHHSAIAADQTFSIKVLPSWRPDKAFNIEQATFNDYMAKLGEVSDTDIRRFSDLQAALAKRLDHFEAHGCKVSDHALDVVLFAEADEATLDGILARRLSGAELSDHEVAQFKTAVLVWLGAEYARRGWVQQYHIGALRNNNQRQFKLLGPDVGFDSINDRPLAQELSRLLSKQNEENLLPKTILYCLNPRDNEVLGTMIGNFQGEGMPGKMQFGSGWWFNDQKDGMQRQMTQLAQLGLLSRFVGMLTDSRSFLSYTRHEYFRRILCQMIGRWVADGEAPADLPLLGEMVKNICFDNAKNYFGIEL; translated from the coding sequence ATGCCCCAGTTTTTAAGTGAAGATTTCTTGTTGGATACGGAATTTGCTCGTCGTCTTTATCATGAGTTTGCAGCAGACCAGCCGATTTTCGATTACCACTGCCATTTGCCGCCTGCGCAGATCGCTGAAAATTATCGTTTCGCGAACCTGTATGATATCTGGCTGAAAGGTGATCATTATAAGTGGCGTGCCATGCGCACCAATGGCGTCCCTGAGCGTTTATGCACCGGAGATGCCAGTGACTGGGAGAAATTCGAAGCCTGGGCCGCGACGGTTCCTCATACCATCGGTAATCCGCTTTATCACTGGACCCACCTTGAATTGCGCCGTCCGTTTGGCATCACCGGGACGTTGCTGTCGCCGTCCACCGCCAAAGAGATTTGGGATCGCGGCAATGCGTTGCTGGCGCGTGACGAGTTTACCGCTCGCGGCATCATGCAGCAGATGAACGTAAAAATGGTCGGTACTACGGATGATCCGGTCGACGATCTGCAACACCACAGCGCTATCGCTGCGGATCAGACGTTTTCCATCAAGGTTCTGCCGAGCTGGCGCCCGGACAAAGCCTTCAATATTGAACAGGCCACGTTTAATGACTACATGGCGAAACTCGGTGAGGTTTCTGATACCGATATTCGCCGTTTCAGCGATTTGCAGGCCGCACTGGCTAAACGTCTGGATCATTTTGAAGCGCATGGTTGCAAAGTGTCGGATCACGCGCTGGACGTCGTCCTGTTTGCCGAAGCCGATGAAGCGACGCTGGACGGCATTCTGGCGCGCCGCCTGTCGGGCGCAGAATTGAGCGATCACGAAGTTGCACAGTTCAAGACCGCTGTGCTGGTATGGCTGGGTGCCGAGTACGCGCGTCGCGGCTGGGTGCAGCAGTATCACATCGGCGCGTTGCGTAACAACAACCAGCGTCAGTTCAAACTGTTGGGGCCGGATGTGGGCTTCGATTCCATCAACGATCGCCCGCTGGCGCAGGAGCTTTCCCGTCTACTCAGCAAGCAGAATGAAGAAAACCTGCTGCCGAAAACCATCCTGTACTGCCTGAACCCGCGTGATAACGAAGTGCTGGGCACCATGATCGGCAACTTCCAGGGCGAAGGCATGCCAGGCAAGATGCAGTTCGGTTCCGGCTGGTGGTTCAACGACCAGAAAGACGGCATGCAGCGTCAGATGACGCAGTTGGCGCAGTTGGGCCTGCTGAGCCGTTTCGTCGGTATGCTGACCGACAGCCGCAGCTTCCTGTCCTATACCCGTCATGAATATTTCCGTCGCATTCTGTGCCAGATGATCGGCCGTTGGGTGGCCGATGGCGAAGCGCCGGCAGATTTGCCGCTGCTGGGCGAAATGGTGAAAAACATCTGTTTCGACAATGCCAAAAACTATTTCGGCATTGAGTTATAA